A single region of the Vespula pensylvanica isolate Volc-1 chromosome 8, ASM1446617v1, whole genome shotgun sequence genome encodes:
- the LOC122631152 gene encoding galectin-4-like, which produces MATEVATNPEIPYVGAVENGLVPGKMVRIRGKVPENAVRFAVNYQLGPILNPRDDIAIHISPRFSDGVITRNHIESMTWGANENEGPLCIQPGQEFEMIILCDHLNYKIAINGRHFAEFAHRLPYQKVTHLVIDGDVEISSIIYENVPVGSPHSSPPLSSGYKINPRRIWSSTSGLWSTIFFIWPFEWK; this is translated from the exons atggcAACTGAAGTCGCTACAAACCCA gaaatTCCTTACGTAGGAGCAGTTGAAAATGGTTTAGTACCTGGAAAAATGGTAAGAATTCGGGGTAAAGTCCCTGAAAATGCAGTACGGTTTGCTGTTAATTATCAATTGGGACCAATATTAAATCCAAGAGATGATATAGCTATTCATATATCACCTCGATTTTCTGATGGTGTTATTACAAGAAATCATATTGAATCCATGACATGGGGAGCAAATGAAAATGAAGGTCCTCTGTGCATACAACCTGGTCAAGAATttgaaatgattattttatgtgatcatttgaattataaaattgctATAAATGGCAGGCATTTCGCAGAATTTGCACATCGGTTACCATACCAGAAAGTTACGCATCTAGTGATCGATGGTGATGTTGAAATATCCAGCATTATCTATGAAAATGTACCGGTTGGATCACCACATTCTTCACCACCTCTATCA TCTGGATACAAAATCAATCCCAGGAGGATATGGTCCTCCACCTCCGGGTTATGGTCCACCATCTTCTTCATATGGCCCTTCGAATGGAAATAA
- the LOC122631223 gene encoding integrin alpha-8-like, translated as MWLCGFVLKIFLSNTLAYNLDITNAIVFTTPQNLEGRRNSYFGYATALYTSSKNVSAVLIGAPRANISKIQSVLEPGTVYMCLLNNVCKEWIVDKSKDEIHQNRNNSWIGAVVLSENNRINSKILVCAPRWKYIIGTYWYMNGMCYWTTATNLESFEKDAEKMSLISINANQTTLWNNIWLYDFGIGQLGFSADISSANKLGLNVVLGSPGIFNWKGSAVLLTESTSDHRQIIIPNNKNTVLDFFDYLGYSTTSGFYFSKQERLFASGSPRGNDMKGYVIIYSFPKYSGERINISNTLNGYQYGEYFGATLASCDLNNDDKDDLIVGAPLWTRDMDEGRVYIFMAWENNNFMKDQEIDGDVSGGRFGSSITCLGDIDYDGYNDIMIGAPYEGDSGAIYLYNSNKNGVLKCSQKILGSEFSPNIRGFGISISKPLDINNDKYLDIAVGAYLSEQVVLLPSKPVVSITVDLVYPTKTLSRDSKFFSIHICTIYEGVYAPKNLNIIRNLEIDPLYGRAMYLTNNTSNFTCILPTTLKISERQCELFKIHLKNNIQNVIDPISISVVVDFNNTTQKNNKSSNIFHGSSVVINKLNSKTKDVIQLPFLLECGSDDICNSDLRISLRTDLKSNNTYIIGSSSNLKLIIDVHNNGEPAYQTQIHISIPNPLSLASIPPACMESSWTNKYILQVICDVGNPLTNATNETMILELDTSKVRFDVKSLELYANVTTQSEEINDLNKNYTMTIYFDIDVDIAIAGKAQDNVYSYSQKNEKDSQNIRFKHIYEVQKFGTSPIYEAVLMIEIPTYWKNKDYNIELISINQTIAHMDGNILKLKINDLDHCKNCQTSTKKIVDKFIDEFDMNNKSVDIHTKTEIKSEENFTNTEKLVKNTPLENRILFINCSDPMIVCKQLECKLIPFTSSLSVTQLIITLDFKLSNIPSFMLENKNIILFVSKGIVNITQPPNVIQGSTNKPDTTIITTKFQGSPINERVAGWIVVLSIFLGIILFILITLGLIKLGFFHRKKKAQLEALIAVSNENNPKILETTSSEVPDQDTIVITQVVIHTLAYSIAAMLPAATNPLQGILLNKPPNESFSSLD; from the exons atgtgGCTTTGTGGTTTTGTGTTGAAAATCTTTCTGTCTAATACATTAGCATATAATTTGGATATTACCAATGCTATTGTATTTACTACTCCACAAAATTTAGAAGGTAGACGAAATAGTTATTTCGGATATGCTACTGCTCTGTACACTAGTAGTAAAAATGTTTCTGCAGTACTTATTGGTGCACCAAGAGcaaatataagtaaaattcAATCTGTATTAGAACCAGGAACTGTTTATATGTGTTTACTTAATAACGTGTGTAAGGAATGGATTGTCGACAAGTCTAAAGATGAAATTCAtcagaatagaaataattcatgGATTGGAGCAGTTGTTCTatcagaaaataatagaataaattctaaaattCTG GTTTGTGCTCCACgatggaaatatataattggtACATACTGGTATATGAATGGTATGTGTTATTGGACTACAGCTACTAATTTAGAATCTTTTGAAAAGGATGCAGAAAAAATGTCTCTAATATCGATTAATGCTAATCAAACTACTTTATGGAATAACATCTGGTTATATGATTTCGGAATTGGTCAACTTGGTTTTTCTGCTGATATATCATCTGCTAATAAATTAGGCTTGAATGTTGTTTTGGGGTCACCAGGTATATTTAATTGGAAAGGTTCTGCAGTATTATTAACAGAATCAACTTCTGATCACagacaaattattattccaaATAACAAAAACACTGTTCTGGATTTTTTTGATTACTTGG GATATTCAACAACTTCCGGATTTTATTTTAGCAAACAAGAACGTTTGTTTGCATCAGGTTCACCCAGAGGTAATGATATGAAGggatatgttataatatattcttttccaaAATATTCTGGTGAAAGgattaatattagtaatacCTTGAATGGTTATCAGTACGGAGAATATTTTGGAGCTACTTTGGCATCATGTGATTTAAATAATGACGATAAAGATGATTTAATTGTTGGTGCACCTCTTTGGACTAGAGATATGGACGAGGGTCGAGTATACATCTTTATGGCATgggaaaat AACAATTTTATGAAAGATCAAGAAATTGATGGTGATGTAAGTGGAGGAAGATTTGGCTCTTCTATAACATGCTTAGGAGATATTGATTATGACGGATACAATGATATTATGATTGGTGCACCGTATGAAGGAGACAGTGgtgcaatatatttatacaacagTAATAAAAACGGAGTTCTGAAATGTAGTCAAAAGATACTTGGTTCTGAATTTTCACCAAACATTCGTGGATTTGGTATATCAATATCAAAGCCTTTGGATATAAATAATGACAAATACCTTGATATTGCAGTAGGAGCATATTTATCTGAGCAAGTTGTTTTGTTACCATCCAAACCTGTTGTTTCAATAACAGTAGATCTTGTGTATCCTACAAAAACATTGTCTAGggattcgaaatttttttccatacatatatgtaccatTTATGAAGGTGTATATGCTCCTAAAAACTTAA atatcatTCGTAATTTAGAAATAGATCCATTGTATGGACGAGCGATGTATTTGACGAATAATACAAGTAATTTTACTTGCATTTTACCAACTACGTTAAAAATATCCGAACGTCAATGCGAGCTGTTTAAAATTCATCTTaag AACAATATACAAAATGTGATTGATCCAATTTCAATATCTGTAGTGgtagattttaataataccacacaaaaaaataacaagtcaagtaatatttttcatggATCATCTGTAGTAATAAACAAACTGAATTCAAAAACTAAAGATGTTATTCAATTACCATTTCTATTGGAATGTGGTAGCGATGATATTTGTAACTCAGATTTACGAATATCTCTTCGAACTGATTTAAAATccaataatacatacattattgGATCATCATCGAATTTGAAACTTATAATTGATGTTCATAATAATGGTGAACCTGCTTATCAGACACAAATACACATTTCTATTCCAAATCCCTTGTCATTAGCAAGTATACCACCAGCGTGCATGGAATCATCTtggacaaataaatatattttgcaagTAATATGCGATGTTGGAAATCCTCTTACCAATGCAACCAAT GAAACAATGATATTAGAATTGGATACAAGCAAGGTTCGTTTTGATGTCAAGAGTTTGGAATTATATGCAAATGTTACTACTCAAagtgaagaaataaatgatttaaataagaaCTATACTATgacaatttattttgatattgatGTTGATATAGCTATAGCAGG AAAAGCACAAGATAATGTATATTCGTACTCtcagaaaaatgaaaaagattcaCAAAATATCAgatttaaacatatttatgAAGTACAAAAGTTTGGAACAAGTCCAATTTATGAAGCTGTCTTAATGATAGAGATTCCAACATATTGGAAAAACAAAGATTACAATATAGAATTGATTAGTATAAATCAAACAATTGCTCATATGGATGGTaatattcttaaattaaaaatcaatgatttGGATCATTGTAAAAATTGTCAAACCTCCACGAAGAAAATCGTTGATAAATTCATTGATGAATttgatatgaataataaatcagTTGATATTCACACAAAAACAGAGATCAAGtctgaagaaaattttacCAACACGGAAAAATTGGTAAAAAATACACCTCTTGAGAACAGAATATTGTTCATTAATTGTAGTGATCCAATGATTGTGTGTAAACAACTTGAATGTAAACTAATTCCTTTTACAAGTTCTTTATCTGTCACCCAACTCATAATTACATTAGATTTCAAATTGTCAAATATTCCAT caTTCatgttggaaaataaaaatatcatattatttgtatCTAAAGGCATCGTAAATATCACACAACCACCCAATGTTATTCAAGGAAGCACAAATAAACCTGATACAACCATCATAACTACAAAATTCCAGGGATCTCCAATAAACGAACGTGTTGCCGGATGGATAGtagttttatcaatatttcttGGGATTAtacttttcatattaattactCTAGGTCTTATTAAGTTGGGTttctttcatagaaaaaagaaagcacaACTAGAGGCTTTGATAGCTGTATCAAAT GAAAACAATCCTAAGATTTTAGAAACAACTTCGTCCGAAGTTCCTGATCAAGA TACTATAGTAATTACACAAGTTGTTATACATACATTGGCATATTCCATTGCAGCCATGCTACCTGCAGCAACTAATCCACTCCAAGGTATATTACTGAATAAACCACCAaacgaatctttttcttcgctcgACTGA
- the LOC122631224 gene encoding DDB1- and CUL4-associated factor 5, which translates to MARLSDSSPLSYVFSRQVDDKIDHCKRLVNSRFGGSENLFRKDLLSHYGCVNAIEFSRQGDLLVSGGDDRRVLLWKVEQAIQGVGKPTVMKAQHVSNIFCLGYDNSKTKIFSAGNDDQVIVHDLQTCDVLNFFLHEKPVYGLSIHPHNDNVFASACDDGRILIYDIRGAGAMETFCLAQYKTPFHSVMFNPVEPRMLATANAKEGVSMWDVRKPLRPVLRYGNESPAQSCMNARFNAAGNRLLALRRRLPPVLYAVDSSSHLCQFDHPGYYNSCTMKTCCFAGDNEEYVLSGSDDFNLYMWKIPSEGVKWVDSAHMVLRGHRSIVNQVRYNQASCVLASSGVEKIIKIWSPFSLGSGCLGGLKRDAGKQERQRRVFTHDEYIGLVLRSGQFMTHDYSHQSTREDPRMMAFFDSLIQREIEGWSSEDMPTASQTPSDSENNPTTGRTYSATDSDDSTASDRHLMLSILGSAVSSRSSYGGGVAPERPLESPNRITQLIANRREKLMRLAGLDCATTLNNSSNTVPEPSASGYVSEGDNSQIKCRYKSKSKLKGVKRKHARISGRRSRARRKCTVLKIHSDSDSDATQPVDATQPSTSSGVISRRSRYTTNAIENDSKLSSYSSSSSEENDNSGKQKHLKTDSDSSIKTRRKKHRKCKNNLKRDSSKSKSKRLKLDNDGEGESIKKEYVNGTSTTKTQEDEISTPIKKLCKVPSTPDSGITSGVSTVEKNSNEIQKGHNGAESSDHEQKLKSLECFRKKVDVARRSYRNRSMPLSQTISTTTDSSD; encoded by the exons ATGGCTCGTCTTTCCGATTCTAGTCCTCTTTCCTACGTTTTTTCACGACAAGTCGACGATAAAATTGACCACTGTAAAAGACTCGTCAACTCTAGATTCGGAGGATCCGAGAACTTGTTTAGAAAAGATCTCCTATCTCATTATGGTTGTGTCAATGCAATCGAATTTTCACGTCAGGGTGATCTCTTGGTATCTG gTGGAGATGATAGAAGAGTTTTATTATGGAAAGTAGAACAAGCAATACAAGGTGTAGGAAAACCTACGGTAATGAAAGCTCAACATGTTAGCAATATATTTTGTCTTGGATATGATAACAGCAaaacaaagatattttctGCGGGAAATGACGACCAAGTGATTGTTCACGATTTGCAAAC TTGCGACGTCCTCAATTTCTTCCTACATGAGAAACCTGTATATGGTTTATCGATTCATCCTCATAATGATAATGTTTTTGCAAGTGCGTGTGATGAtggaagaattttaatttatgatattcgAGGAGCAGGTGCCATGGAAACTTTTTGTCTAGCACAATATAAGACCCCTTTTCATTCTGTTATGTTTAATCCAGTTGAACCCAGAATGTTAGCCACTGCCAATGCTAAAGAAGGAGTTAGTATGTGGGATGTAAGAAAACCACTCag GCCCGTATTACGTTATGGAAATGAAAGTCCTGCACAAAGTTGCATGAATGCAAGATTTAATGCGGCAGGGAATAGATTGCTAGCATTGAGGAGAAGGCTACCACCAGTATTGTATGCTGTTGACTCTTCTTCCCACTTATGCCAATTTGATCATCCAGGGTATTATAATAGTTGTACGATGAAAACGTGTTGCTTTGCTGGCGATAATGAAGAATATGTTCTTTCAG GCTCGGACGATTTCAATCTTTATATGTGGAAGATTCCCTCAGAAGGTGTAAAGTGGGTAGATTCTGCTCATATGGTCCTACGTGGTCACAGGTCGATAGTCAATCAGGTACGCTATAATCAAGCAAGTTGTGTACTTGCATCATCTGGAGTTGAGAAAATTATCAAGATTTGGAGTCCATTCTCTCTTGGAAGCGGATGTTTAGGTGGCCTAAAG cgcgATGCTGGAAAACAAGAAAGGCAACGCCGAGTATTTACGCACGATGAATATATTGGCTTAGTATTGCGTAGTGGCCAATTCATGACCCACGATTATAGTCATCAATCAACTAGGGAGGATCCAAGAATGATGgctttttttgattctttaaTACAGCGTGAAATTGAAGGATGGAGTTCAGAAGACATGCCAACTGCATCACAAACTCCTAGTGATTCTGAAAATAATCCTACAACCGGACGTACATATAGCGCAACAGATTCTGATG attCTACCGCGTCAGACCGTCACTTAATGTTAAGTATTCTAGGATCGGCGGTAAGTTCTCGTAGTTCGTACGGGGGTGGTGTTGCTCCTGAACGACCGCTAGAATCACCTAACAGAATTACGCAGCTTATAGCAAATCGTAGAGAAAAACTTATGAGACTAGCTGGGTTGGATTGTGCTACtacattaaataattcttcgaaTACAGTTCCTGAACCTTCTGCTTCAGGCTATGTTAGTGAAGGGGACAATTCACAAATAAAGTGTAGATATAagtcaaaatcaaaattaaaaggtgtaaaaagaaaacatgcTAGGATATCTGGTAGAAGGAGTAGAGCTAGGAGAAAGTGTACTGTGTTAAAAATTCATAGTGACTCTGACAGTGATGCAACTCAACCTGTTGATGCGACTCAACCTAGTACCAGTTCAGGAGTAATTTCTAGGAGATCACGATATACTACAAACGCTATAGAGAATGATTCTAAACTTTCAAGTTATAGCAGCAGTAGTTCAGAGGAAAATGATAATTCGGGAAAACAGAAACATTTGAAAACGGATTCAGATTCTTCCATAAAAACTCGCAGGAAGAAacatagaaaatgtaaaaataactTAAAACGTGACTCtagtaaaagtaaaagcaaACGATTGAAACTTGACAATGATGGTGAAGgagaaagtattaaaaaagagtATGTAAATGGTACTAGTACAACAAAAACTCAAGAGGACGAAATCTCGACaccaattaaaaaattgtgcAAAGTTCCTTCGACTCCCGATAGTGGTATTACATCCGGAGTGTCAACCGttgaaaaaaatagtaatgaaaTACAAAAAGGGCATAATGGTGCTGAGAGCTCAGATCATGAACAGAAATTGAAAAGTTTGGAGTGCttcagaaaaaaagtagatgTAGCCAGAAGGAGCTACCGTAATCGATCCATGCCTTTGTCCCAAACGATTTCTACTACAACAGATTCTTCCGATTAA
- the LOC122631226 gene encoding nucleoside-triphosphatase THEP1 isoform X1: MDSSATSLITRVLLTGPPGIGKTTVCMNIASILEKQNRTFNGFCTEEVRGENGSRIGFDIVLIKDKEKRIPLARTENRLSQQQFSKYRVGNYHVFVNNFENSVLPVIKTDVDILLIDEIGKMELYSKKFYDEVFNIFFGSQNKKTYIVATIPQMHKVPQRFLTLFQKLHEDNRCKVINVNRQNRNNLPNEIVSIVS; encoded by the exons ATGGACTCCAGCGCCACGTCGTTAATAACCCGCGTACTTCTCACTGGTCCGCCCG gaATAGGAAAGACCACGGTATGTATGAATATTGCTTCCATATTGGAAAAGCAAAATCGTACATTCAATGGTTTTTGTACGGAAGAAGTACGAGGGGAAAATGGTAGTAGAATAGGTTTTGATATTGttctaataaaagataaagagaagaggataCCTTTGGCACGCACAGA AAATAGATTAAGTCAGCAgcaattttctaaatatcgAGTGGGAAACTATCATgtgtttgttaataatttcgaaaattctGTTTTGCCGGTGATAAAAACTGATGTG GATATATTACTGATCGATGAAATTGGGAAAATGGAATTATATAGTAAGAAGTTTTATGACGAAGtgttcaatatattttttggctcgcagaataaaaaaacttaTATTGTTGCAACCATACCACAAATGCATAAGGTACCACAACGTTTTTTGACACTATTTCAAAAGCTACATGAAGATAATAGATGTAAGGTTATAAATGTTAATCGtcaaaatcgaaataatttgcCCAATGAAATAGTTTCCATCGTATCATAA